One genomic window of Methanosalsum zhilinae DSM 4017 includes the following:
- a CDS encoding DUF7479 domain-containing protein — translation MDIKVSEEVASLLKDNGLKKDEMVSIIEDAESSGDKLKSKDGSKCLAKNESDNLTIYALYSSANGGFALDSAYAHKMKMIGLTGGSFDPDEAEETDWICNKCGETAVETNVDMSYLDVTRPGPAVVCPKCNQMYLEEDMMKTIKTAESILEEKRG, via the coding sequence ATGGATATAAAAGTAAGTGAAGAAGTTGCCAGTCTACTGAAAGATAACGGTCTAAAAAAAGATGAAATGGTGAGTATAATCGAAGATGCAGAATCAAGTGGAGATAAACTCAAATCAAAGGATGGAAGTAAATGCCTTGCTAAGAACGAGTCCGATAATTTGACGATCTATGCACTTTATTCTTCTGCTAATGGAGGATTTGCACTGGACAGTGCCTATGCCCATAAAATGAAGATGATAGGCTTAACCGGTGGCTCATTCGATCCGGATGAGGCAGAGGAGACCGATTGGATCTGCAACAAATGTGGTGAAACTGCAGTTGAGACCAATGTTGATATGTCCTATCTGGATGTTACAAGGCCAGGACCAGCTGTTGTATGTCCAAAGTGTAATCAGATGTATCTTGAAGAAGATATGATGAAAACAATTAAAACAGCTGAATCCATACTTGAAGAGAAAAGAGGTTGA
- a CDS encoding radical SAM protein has translation MEQIETAGSICPECFRPIKAIKYVENGKVYMKKECGDHGIFTNLVSKDVDHYRQMEDFFEVDRAKPKSYLTDTEKNCPLDCGLCPSHKQDTCLAVVEVTDRCDMGCAYCFASSSMDDSSDPDMDTIRRMFETVKKCSNDPTCVQISGGEPTLRDDLPEIIKMGHEIGLSHIELNTNGSRIASDQDYFDEIVSAGIDAIYLGFDGVSDDVYFQRTGKKLFDIKAEVINKCEKAGIGVVLVPLVAKDYNLHEVGKILKFASSNVPTVRGVHFQPVFFSGRSPPGKDGRVTILELLNNIEDQTEGQLKVGNFTPALMATAHCGATCMTLVEDDGSFIPLTNISQGSSSSAFDVANKTKKSIMGRWKGSSKKESSSCCGELTTLQKVPQESSCCRSSGGWADFIEMSKNRYLTISTMAFQDVWSYEKERVENCCIHVVTQDGRFVPFCNYNLSNCNGEYLYRELPSSRIEVNRPVSKIEVERNV, from the coding sequence ATGGAACAAATTGAAACAGCAGGCAGTATATGTCCTGAATGCTTCAGGCCTATAAAAGCTATCAAGTATGTTGAAAATGGTAAAGTCTATATGAAAAAGGAATGTGGAGATCATGGTATCTTCACAAACCTTGTTTCTAAAGATGTGGACCATTACCGTCAAATGGAAGACTTTTTTGAAGTTGACCGTGCTAAACCTAAAAGCTATCTTACTGATACTGAAAAAAACTGCCCGCTGGATTGCGGTCTCTGTCCTTCCCACAAACAGGATACATGCCTTGCGGTTGTAGAAGTGACCGATAGGTGTGATATGGGCTGTGCTTATTGTTTTGCCAGCTCTTCCATGGATGATAGCAGTGATCCGGATATGGATACTATAAGAAGGATGTTCGAGACCGTCAAAAAATGTTCCAATGACCCTACCTGCGTCCAGATATCTGGTGGAGAACCTACGCTAAGGGATGATCTACCCGAAATAATCAAAATGGGTCATGAGATCGGACTCAGCCATATTGAACTTAATACAAATGGAAGCAGAATTGCTTCTGATCAGGATTATTTTGATGAGATAGTTTCAGCCGGAATAGATGCAATATACCTTGGATTTGATGGAGTATCCGATGATGTCTATTTTCAGAGAACAGGAAAAAAACTGTTTGATATAAAAGCTGAAGTTATCAATAAATGTGAAAAGGCCGGTATAGGAGTGGTTCTGGTTCCTTTGGTTGCAAAAGATTATAACCTCCATGAAGTTGGCAAAATACTAAAATTTGCAAGTAGCAATGTACCAACTGTGCGTGGAGTTCATTTCCAGCCTGTATTTTTCTCAGGCCGCTCTCCTCCGGGCAAGGATGGCAGAGTAACTATTCTGGAGCTTTTAAATAACATTGAAGACCAAACCGAAGGACAACTCAAGGTAGGTAATTTTACTCCTGCTCTTATGGCGACTGCCCATTGTGGAGCAACCTGCATGACCCTTGTTGAAGACGATGGTAGTTTCATTCCATTGACCAATATATCTCAGGGATCTTCAAGTTCAGCTTTTGATGTAGCTAACAAAACTAAGAAATCGATAATGGGAAGGTGGAAAGGCTCATCGAAAAAAGAATCTTCTTCATGCTGTGGAGAACTGACCACCCTTCAGAAAGTCCCTCAGGAAAGCTCGTGCTGTAGATCCAGTGGAGGTTGGGCGGATTTTATTGAGATGAGTAAGAATAGATATCTTACAATTTCCACAATGGCCTTTCAGGATGTATGGTCATATGAAAAGGAAAGGGTTGAAAACTGCTGTATACATGTTGTAACACAGGATGGGAGATTTGTTCCATTTTGTAACTATAATCTGAGTAACTGTAATGGTGAATATCTATATAGAGAATTACCATCTTCCAGGATAGAAGTAAACAGGCCAGTTTCCAAAATAGAAGTAGAAAGAAATGTATGA
- a CDS encoding phenylacetate--CoA ligase family protein: protein MSLSEKIGNFIRFNVAKRKLDSRNIDISEGNPLEQWGLMKIRSEVNSHDELKRQLPGKELDRNDIVEYKLFKLRELIDYVSRNSPFYQELYEKEGISSADIKTIDDLDRIPLTEQEELAKNPYHFLCVSRKDIAREFTTSGTTTTDEQDMKKRVSYTQQELLEIVDSVISGLKMAGMDSEEDVLQIMYPTITATWDPGLVLSKACDLAGFKSVINSSTSIEDQINTMKKSRTTFIIGTSSFLYNLSKSITDANQAKELGIKNIICSSEPLTEPMKEQIESVWGCKAVRQWGMTELGLANAIECEEQNGMHVNNPDFLVEVIDPESGKVLPPGKEGELVFTTLRRKCMPLIRYRTKDLAILIDKPCKCGTKVDQRIKNVRRIGFDESNNK from the coding sequence ATGAGCCTATCTGAAAAAATTGGTAATTTTATTCGTTTCAATGTAGCAAAAAGAAAGTTAGATTCAAGAAATATAGATATTTCAGAAGGTAATCCATTGGAACAATGGGGACTGATGAAAATAAGAAGCGAGGTTAACAGTCACGATGAACTGAAAAGGCAGCTACCTGGTAAAGAACTGGATAGAAATGATATAGTGGAATATAAACTCTTTAAATTGAGAGAACTCATAGATTATGTTTCCAGGAACAGTCCTTTCTATCAGGAACTTTATGAAAAGGAAGGGATATCATCCGCAGATATAAAGACTATAGATGATCTGGACAGGATACCTTTGACCGAACAGGAGGAATTGGCCAAAAACCCCTATCATTTTCTATGTGTATCCAGAAAGGATATTGCCCGTGAATTCACGACTTCTGGAACTACCACTACAGATGAGCAGGATATGAAAAAAAGAGTATCCTACACCCAGCAGGAACTCCTGGAAATCGTAGATTCAGTTATTTCAGGATTGAAAATGGCAGGGATGGATTCTGAAGAGGACGTATTACAGATCATGTACCCCACAATCACTGCTACATGGGACCCAGGACTTGTTCTTAGTAAAGCCTGTGACCTTGCAGGATTTAAATCGGTTATTAATTCTTCAACCAGTATTGAAGATCAGATCAATACCATGAAAAAATCCAGGACAACATTTATAATCGGTACATCTTCTTTCCTGTACAACCTGTCAAAATCAATTACTGATGCCAATCAGGCAAAGGAACTGGGCATTAAGAATATAATATGCTCATCTGAGCCCTTAACAGAACCTATGAAAGAGCAGATAGAATCGGTATGGGGATGTAAGGCAGTACGTCAATGGGGTATGACAGAACTTGGCCTGGCAAATGCTATCGAATGCGAAGAACAGAACGGGATGCATGTGAACAATCCTGATTTTCTGGTAGAGGTAATAGATCCTGAATCCGGCAAGGTTCTGCCACCAGGAAAAGAGGGAGAACTGGTCTTTACTACCCTGAGAAGGAAATGTATGCCTCTTATCAGATACCGTACAAAGGATCTGGCAATCCTTATCGATAAACCCTGTAAATGTGGGACCAAAGTCGATCAAAGGATCAAGAATGTAAGAAGAATTGGCTTTGATGAAAGTAATAATAAATAA
- a CDS encoding corrinoid protein gives MEEKEILSGLTDAVVNGKKDQATELSEKALEAGIDPYKAIVEGLAKGMEIMSDKYENGEVFMPHLLMSSNAMYGGMDVLTPHLKQEGGEKAAVLVIGTAEGDVHDIGKNLVKTMMSAVGFDVVDLGKDVPIPEFAEAVEKNKADAVSISTLMTSTMDNMENTVKDLQSKGLRDKVKIIVGGAPVTEAFAKDIGADQYKDDAMGAARWAKEAVKELDPARWD, from the coding sequence ATGGAAGAAAAAGAGATACTCAGTGGACTTACAGATGCAGTAGTCAATGGTAAAAAAGATCAGGCAACCGAGCTGTCTGAGAAAGCCCTGGAAGCTGGAATTGATCCATACAAGGCAATCGTTGAAGGACTTGCTAAAGGAATGGAGATCATGAGCGATAAATATGAAAACGGTGAAGTATTTATGCCACATCTCTTAATGTCCTCTAATGCTATGTATGGTGGAATGGATGTTCTTACTCCGCATCTTAAACAGGAAGGTGGCGAGAAGGCTGCAGTCCTTGTTATTGGTACAGCAGAAGGAGATGTACACGACATAGGAAAGAATCTTGTCAAGACAATGATGTCTGCGGTTGGTTTTGATGTGGTGGATCTTGGTAAGGATGTACCCATACCGGAATTTGCAGAAGCTGTTGAGAAGAACAAGGCAGATGCAGTTTCCATAAGTACCCTTATGACCTCTACAATGGATAATATGGAAAATACCGTCAAAGATCTTCAGAGCAAGGGCCTGAGAGACAAAGTAAAGATCATTGTCGGTGGTGCACCTGTCACTGAAGCATTTGCAAAGGATATTGGAGCCGATCAATATAAGGATGATGCAATGGGTGCAGCCAGATGGGCAAAAGAAGCTGTTAAAGAACTTGATCCTGCCAGATGGGATTAA
- a CDS encoding helix-turn-helix transcriptional regulator — protein MKTELIGTVFLSEKRKSILLMLMDGPTTIDEIKERLTGTSSAIMTQIKILLEQGLIEHNDHEYNLTYIGKIVVKKMQPLIETLNVLEENKGFWQNRDLSPIPFELLDRIGELGDVMIYEPDLNHLFEPPKELLESLQRASNVYTIYSYFCPSCPMNYSQLAKKGTNYNLILTRPVYDRLKNEYKDEYNTMMQAPNSNLYIFDDTSVKLGALSVTDDLMLIAFFNKDGVFDHKKVISFEKSALQWGKDLFEYYRERSEKVTNP, from the coding sequence ATGAAAACTGAACTGATAGGCACAGTGTTTCTTTCTGAAAAGAGAAAAAGCATCCTTTTGATGTTAATGGACGGACCGACCACAATAGATGAGATCAAAGAAAGGCTCACAGGTACCTCCAGTGCAATAATGACCCAGATCAAAATACTTCTGGAGCAGGGCCTTATTGAACATAATGACCATGAATATAATCTAACATATATTGGTAAAATAGTAGTCAAGAAAATGCAGCCACTGATAGAAACACTCAATGTCCTTGAAGAAAATAAAGGTTTCTGGCAGAACAGGGATCTGAGCCCAATTCCATTTGAATTACTGGATCGGATAGGAGAACTTGGAGACGTGATGATCTACGAGCCGGATCTCAATCACCTTTTTGAACCCCCGAAAGAATTACTGGAGAGCCTTCAAAGGGCAAGCAATGTATACACCATTTACTCATATTTCTGTCCTTCATGTCCAATGAACTATTCCCAGCTTGCTAAAAAAGGAACAAATTACAACCTTATTCTAACAAGGCCAGTATATGATAGATTAAAGAATGAGTACAAAGATGAATACAATACAATGATGCAGGCTCCAAACTCCAATCTGTACATATTTGATGATACATCAGTTAAACTTGGTGCACTATCCGTTACAGATGACCTCATGCTTATTGCCTTTTTTAACAAGGACGGGGTTTTCGATCATAAGAAAGTAATAAGTTTTGAAAAAAGTGCACTTCAGTGGGGGAAAGATCTGTTCGAGTATTACAGGGAAAGATCAGAAAAAGTGACTAACCCTTGA
- a CDS encoding sensor histidine kinase yields MKDPSIGEEIEIILNSSPAIIFLWKAREDWPVDFVTDNIIQFGYSKNEFLSGKLNYADIVHPDDVDRVKKELYRYSREGKYKGFTQEYRIITKFGDIRWVDERTLMRRSSKGKITHYQGIIFDVTERKKNEALIRLNEARLETLLELNQMSSYSIHEIIDFALEEAIKLTQSKIGYLAFLNSAENTLTMHSWSQRAMKECEISSKQHLYPLEETGLWGEAVRRREAVITNDYESSPLKRGYPEGHVRIIRHMNVPIFDGQKIVALAGVGNKEEDYDQTDVKQLKLLMEGMWKIIQRKEMEDSLKLFSREFEKTNNELKSINSIKKEFIEDKEYLFSIDCDDNIIDRETLNSINKQQNRTMQIAIRNSEKLKSIVDSMLYMSSEKAGKIKYEKSRVNITDIINDAILNVILRIDEKNINIEQDIPYGIPSIEGDKSKLTDSFSRIIEGSIHFTPPNGNISIDVTDNESCIYVRIKDDGAGIPEPLASTIFVRFYELDDQVFDTYWYEHYEELKSNFYISKNIIEAHDGKIWVESEEGKGTTVHVKLPKEESG; encoded by the coding sequence ATGAAAGATCCAAGTATTGGCGAAGAGATAGAGATTATATTAAACAGCAGTCCTGCAATCATCTTTTTATGGAAAGCAAGGGAAGACTGGCCTGTTGACTTTGTAACTGATAATATAATTCAATTTGGATACAGCAAAAATGAGTTCTTGAGTGGCAAATTGAACTATGCAGATATTGTACATCCTGATGATGTAGACAGAGTAAAAAAAGAGCTATACAGATATTCCAGAGAAGGTAAATATAAAGGATTCACTCAGGAATACAGAATCATTACAAAGTTCGGGGATATACGCTGGGTTGATGAAAGAACATTGATGAGAAGAAGCAGTAAAGGAAAAATAACTCATTATCAGGGAATTATTTTTGATGTTACAGAACGCAAAAAAAATGAAGCGCTGATACGGTTAAATGAAGCTCGCCTGGAAACACTTTTAGAACTTAATCAGATGAGTAGTTATTCGATCCACGAAATCATTGATTTTGCATTGGAAGAGGCCATAAAATTAACCCAGAGCAAAATTGGATATCTTGCATTCTTAAACTCAGCTGAAAATACCCTTACAATGCATTCATGGTCACAAAGAGCTATGAAAGAATGTGAAATCAGCAGCAAGCAGCATCTATATCCCCTTGAAGAAACAGGTTTGTGGGGAGAAGCTGTTCGTCGAAGAGAAGCTGTCATAACCAATGATTACGAATCAAGTCCACTTAAAAGGGGATATCCAGAAGGACACGTCAGGATAATACGCCATATGAATGTTCCGATTTTTGATGGTCAAAAGATCGTTGCCCTTGCCGGTGTCGGGAATAAGGAAGAGGATTACGACCAGACTGATGTCAAACAGCTTAAGTTATTGATGGAAGGAATGTGGAAAATAATACAGCGCAAGGAAATGGAAGACTCCCTTAAGTTATTTTCCAGAGAATTTGAAAAGACCAATAATGAACTCAAATCAATCAACAGCATTAAGAAAGAGTTTATTGAGGATAAAGAATACCTGTTCAGCATAGATTGTGACGACAATATTATAGACAGGGAAACACTCAATTCAATAAACAAGCAACAGAACAGGACAATGCAGATAGCCATCAGAAACTCTGAGAAGTTGAAAAGCATTGTGGATTCAATGCTCTACATGAGCAGTGAAAAAGCCGGGAAAATAAAATATGAGAAAAGCAGAGTCAATATAACTGATATAATTAATGATGCTATACTAAACGTTATTTTACGTATTGATGAAAAGAATATCAATATAGAACAGGATATTCCATATGGAATACCCTCAATTGAGGGAGACAAGAGTAAACTTACAGATTCGTTTTCGCGCATAATAGAAGGTTCGATCCATTTTACACCACCTAATGGAAATATCAGTATCGATGTGACCGATAATGAGTCATGTATTTATGTTAGAATCAAAGACGATGGAGCAGGTATACCTGAACCTCTCGCATCCACCATCTTTGTACGGTTCTATGAGCTGGATGATCAGGTATTTGATACATACTGGTATGAGCACTATGAAGAATTAAAATCCAATTTCTACATATCAAAAAATATCATTGAGGCACATGATGGGAAGATATGGGTAGAGAGTGAAGAAGGCAAGGGAACAACTGTTCATGTAAAGTTACCAAAAGAAGAATCCGGTTAA
- a CDS encoding oxidoreductase, with the protein MKYERILKPGRIGNCDLINRIVMAPMGNINMADPNGRPTNKMIEYFIERAKGGTGLLITGLVPVSYGIDPTVSEDNDTTYFPRIDGTSRTRLGGWRDLTAGVRPYGSKIFIQLTAGLGRVGSPEPALKGKLLKSSSINRNFYVPQIPHLPLSDRKIKKIVKNFGQCAINAKISGFDGVHIHGHEGYLMDQLTSAPWNRRRLGRYRNRFQFGIDVVKEIKKRCGDDFPLLYRLDLTQAIQQTYGDRIFNDIFRGKERTIEEGLEFCKVLHEAGVDAFDVDKGCYENWFWPHPPSYFDDAIYAREIAGRLKYFFISEGIDCPVVAVGKLGRPEVAEKVLENKWADFIMLGRPLLADPQWPRKVMDDKTREIIHCIGDHEGCIESFKKGGHPCCSVNPYTGFEDSKRLVKAEKIKKVCIIGAGPAGCEAAITAHKRGHDVTLFEMSDHIGGQLYLGSKMPIKHDLSRYLDNLDFNLEKLSKEGLKIRFNTKVELNDVRGQYDVIICCNGPEIVLPSIEGMDNIRYMEAREFLGQDMLLPDDVKNVLVVGGGVVGCEIGYTLAHDAEVKVTVAGKNNDLMPDTVMANRNHMLWMMMGLGSTTGNPQDSLKEPVRVYNASKIIRFTDGKAHILANKGRRDPFTPWKALIPENVKNPFEKKLKPENVEHIIIDTDFVIFAMGSRSDDTLYFNLLKERAAREIFIAGDSKEPGRVWEAVTAANEIARSI; encoded by the coding sequence ATGAAATATGAGAGAATACTTAAACCTGGTAGAATTGGAAACTGCGATCTGATCAATCGGATTGTTATGGCTCCCATGGGCAATATCAATATGGCAGATCCCAATGGCCGTCCTACCAATAAAATGATAGAATACTTTATTGAGAGGGCAAAAGGCGGCACAGGTTTATTGATAACCGGGCTTGTGCCTGTGTCTTATGGGATCGATCCAACAGTTTCCGAAGATAATGATACTACCTATTTTCCAAGGATCGATGGTACTTCCAGAACACGCCTTGGTGGGTGGAGAGACCTTACGGCAGGTGTCCGGCCCTATGGATCTAAAATATTTATTCAGCTGACTGCAGGTCTTGGAAGAGTTGGTTCACCAGAACCAGCACTGAAAGGAAAATTGCTTAAATCTTCTTCGATCAACAGGAATTTTTATGTACCTCAAATACCCCATCTACCTCTTTCTGATAGAAAAATTAAAAAAATAGTAAAAAATTTTGGCCAATGTGCCATCAATGCCAAAATATCGGGATTCGACGGGGTGCATATCCATGGACATGAAGGATACCTGATGGACCAGCTAACATCAGCCCCGTGGAATAGACGAAGGCTGGGCAGATACAGGAACAGGTTCCAATTTGGAATTGATGTTGTAAAGGAAATTAAAAAACGCTGCGGAGATGATTTTCCTTTATTGTACAGGCTGGACCTTACCCAGGCGATCCAGCAGACCTATGGTGATAGAATATTCAACGATATTTTCAGGGGAAAAGAGCGTACTATTGAAGAGGGTCTGGAGTTTTGCAAAGTTTTGCACGAGGCAGGTGTTGATGCTTTTGATGTGGATAAAGGTTGTTATGAAAACTGGTTCTGGCCTCATCCTCCTTCATATTTTGATGATGCTATATATGCAAGGGAGATTGCAGGAAGACTAAAATATTTTTTCATAAGTGAAGGTATTGATTGTCCAGTTGTGGCGGTTGGTAAACTTGGCAGGCCGGAAGTGGCTGAAAAGGTACTGGAAAACAAATGGGCTGATTTTATAATGCTCGGGCGACCCCTTCTGGCAGATCCTCAATGGCCCAGAAAAGTAATGGATGACAAAACCCGTGAAATAATACACTGTATTGGAGATCATGAAGGATGTATTGAATCCTTTAAAAAAGGTGGTCATCCCTGCTGTTCTGTAAATCCGTATACTGGCTTTGAAGACAGTAAAAGACTTGTTAAAGCTGAAAAAATAAAAAAAGTATGTATAATAGGTGCAGGGCCTGCCGGTTGTGAAGCAGCAATAACAGCCCATAAGAGAGGACATGACGTGACCCTGTTTGAAATGAGCGATCATATAGGTGGTCAGCTGTATCTTGGAAGTAAAATGCCCATCAAACATGATCTATCTCGCTATCTTGATAATCTAGACTTCAATCTTGAAAAATTAAGCAAAGAAGGTCTTAAGATAAGGTTCAATACGAAGGTAGAATTAAATGATGTCAGGGGGCAGTATGATGTGATTATCTGCTGTAATGGTCCAGAGATAGTATTGCCTTCTATAGAAGGAATGGATAATATCAGGTACATGGAGGCCAGGGAATTTTTAGGTCAGGACATGCTTCTTCCTGATGATGTAAAAAATGTGCTTGTTGTAGGCGGAGGAGTTGTAGGATGTGAAATCGGTTACACACTTGCTCATGATGCGGAGGTTAAAGTAACAGTCGCTGGTAAAAACAACGACCTCATGCCCGATACGGTTATGGCAAACAGGAACCATATGCTCTGGATGATGATGGGACTTGGCTCTACGACAGGGAATCCACAGGATTCACTAAAAGAACCTGTCAGGGTCTATAATGCATCAAAAATTATCAGATTCACAGATGGAAAGGCACATATCCTGGCAAATAAGGGCCGTAGAGACCCCTTCACTCCATGGAAAGCATTGATTCCTGAGAATGTAAAAAACCCTTTCGAAAAGAAACTTAAGCCTGAAAATGTGGAACATATAATTATAGATACTGATTTTGTTATTTTTGCAATGGGAAGCAGATCAGACGACACTCTGTATTTTAATCTCTTAAAAGAAAGAGCAGCACGAGAGATTTTTATTGCTGGTGACTCAAAAGAACCTGGCCGTGTCTGGGAAGCTGTAACGGCAGCAAATGAGATTGCTCGAAGCATATAA
- a CDS encoding aldehyde dehydrogenase family protein has product MDTAPEIYAAWMYELRSINMTQDIQRLFELQKKQGFHCEPRSAGERIERLNRIDNYLNERDNLTRLCEAMHNDLKKCEAEVMATETGVVHSHIGHVKRSLGKWMKPRKVPRPLYMIGTRSYIHYEPKGAVLIISPWNYPLNLSIVPLIYAISAGNSVILKPSEVSECTSEYIREMIDELFDESEVAVVEGDASVAQELLKRPFNHIFFTGSPAIGKIIMGEAAKNLSSITLELGGKSPSIIDESADIEQIARRCAWAKFINGGQSCIAPDYLVLHCSVHDLFVDTFKRSITRLYDPDGRGIQNSSDYCRIINNDHFKRLQSLYQDAIDKGASAVIGGDFDESDLYISPTLLVNVSEDMRIMHEEIFGPLLPVVNYQQLNEACDIVLSRPSPLTFYIASKNQDNIDYLINKTTAGGTVINDYMLGYSNPNLPFGGINESGIGQSLGYHGFMTFSNPRSVIHRRWGTMSPIYPPYTDFKTRLIKTLYRWFF; this is encoded by the coding sequence GTGGATACTGCTCCAGAGATATATGCAGCATGGATGTATGAACTTAGATCGATAAACATGACACAGGATATTCAGCGTTTATTTGAATTACAGAAAAAACAGGGATTTCACTGTGAACCCCGGAGTGCAGGGGAGAGAATTGAACGTCTCAATCGTATTGATAATTATCTTAATGAGAGAGATAACCTGACTCGATTATGTGAGGCTATGCATAATGATCTTAAAAAATGCGAAGCTGAGGTAATGGCGACAGAAACCGGAGTTGTTCATTCACATATAGGTCATGTGAAACGAAGTTTGGGTAAATGGATGAAACCGCGCAAGGTTCCCCGCCCACTTTACATGATCGGGACCAGATCCTATATTCACTATGAGCCAAAGGGAGCAGTACTGATCATATCTCCATGGAATTATCCACTGAACCTGTCCATTGTACCATTGATATATGCAATTTCTGCAGGCAATTCTGTAATTCTCAAGCCCAGTGAGGTTTCTGAATGCACTTCAGAGTATATTCGAGAAATGATAGATGAACTGTTTGATGAAAGTGAAGTGGCTGTTGTTGAAGGAGATGCGTCGGTTGCCCAGGAACTTTTAAAAAGACCTTTCAATCATATCTTTTTCACCGGGAGCCCGGCTATTGGAAAGATCATAATGGGCGAAGCAGCTAAAAATCTTTCGAGTATTACTCTTGAACTGGGAGGAAAATCCCCCTCAATAATTGATGAAAGTGCTGATATAGAGCAGATTGCCAGAAGGTGTGCCTGGGCAAAGTTCATCAATGGAGGGCAGTCATGTATAGCACCTGATTACCTTGTCCTGCATTGTTCTGTACATGATCTGTTTGTGGATACATTTAAAAGAAGTATCACACGTTTATACGATCCTGATGGGAGGGGAATTCAGAATTCTTCAGACTATTGCCGAATAATAAACAATGATCATTTTAAGCGCTTACAATCACTATACCAGGATGCAATTGATAAAGGGGCCAGTGCAGTGATTGGTGGTGATTTTGATGAGTCTGACCTTTACATATCTCCTACTCTGCTTGTCAATGTATCAGAGGACATGAGAATCATGCATGAGGAAATATTTGGACCATTGCTGCCTGTTGTCAATTATCAGCAACTGAATGAGGCATGTGATATAGTACTGAGCCGCCCCAGTCCTCTGACATTCTATATTGCCAGCAAGAACCAGGATAATATTGATTATCTCATTAACAAAACAACCGCTGGCGGTACTGTTATCAATGATTATATGCTTGGATACAGCAACCCAAACCTGCCTTTTGGAGGGATCAATGAAAGTGGTATAGGTCAATCACTTGGATACCATGGCTTCATGACATTTTCTAATCCACGAAGTGTTATACATCGCAGATGGGGAACAATGTCCCCCATCTACCCACCCTACACCGATTTTAAAACCAGACTGATAAAAACATTATACAGATGGTTTTTCTGA
- a CDS encoding SDR family NAD(P)-dependent oxidoreductase — protein MAQGGIGLALAKLFLSDNYRLVLVANPEDELIRAKAVLQEIDPDAEIFILAKDLTESRAALDVYQFTVENDLQVDVLVNCAGFGTYGFVGEIDIGREMDMLKLHICTFYYLTRLYLNEMIRRDQGQIINLSSITAFQPNPFMATYGATKSFILQFSRALRFELKERGSQVQVLAVCPTAVKDTGFQSNACMENTGTFSCWLSTNADTVARDTYNAMRRGQEVVIPGKRFSILHSLVGLLPAYLLMKISRAHLKEKH, from the coding sequence GTGGCTCAGGGGGGGATAGGTCTTGCACTTGCAAAGCTATTCCTTTCTGACAACTATAGACTGGTTCTTGTAGCCAACCCTGAAGATGAACTGATCAGGGCAAAAGCGGTTTTACAGGAAATTGATCCTGATGCTGAGATATTTATTCTGGCAAAGGACCTTACAGAGTCCAGGGCAGCTCTGGATGTATATCAGTTTACTGTAGAGAATGACCTGCAGGTCGATGTACTGGTTAACTGTGCAGGTTTTGGGACATATGGTTTTGTGGGTGAGATCGATATTGGCAGGGAAATGGATATGTTAAAGTTACATATATGCACATTCTATTATCTCACACGGCTTTATTTGAATGAAATGATCAGGCGTGATCAGGGCCAGATAATCAACCTGTCATCCATAACAGCTTTTCAACCCAATCCGTTTATGGCAACGTATGGTGCCACCAAGAGTTTCATACTGCAGTTTAGCCGTGCTCTCAGGTTCGAACTTAAAGAACGTGGTTCACAGGTGCAGGTCCTGGCAGTATGTCCAACAGCTGTAAAAGATACAGGATTTCAGTCAAATGCATGTATGGAAAACACCGGCACTTTCAGTTGCTGGCTGTCCACAAACGCTGATACCGTAGCCAGAGATACCTATAATGCTATGAGAAGAGGCCAGGAAGTAGTTATCCCCGGCAAAAGGTTTAGCATTTTGCATTCTCTTGTGGGACTTCTGCCTGCATACTTGCTGATGAAGATTTCCAGAGCTCATCTGAAGGAAAAGCATTGA